The following is a genomic window from Verrucomicrobiota bacterium.
GTTCCTGACCGTGATCTGCAACTTTCCTGACGCGTGAACCCCCATTGTTGAACCACGCAATGCAGCGGACTCGCGTTAGAATCCAGTGGAGTGGATAGTTCTGCGGCCGCGAGCCGCTGATTGCAGCTGTTCGGCAGAAAACTCCACACACAACTCCAATGCAACGAATCTACTCTTTGACAATTCTACTTACATTCTTTTGCTTGGGATGCGGTTCAACATCGGCCGCCGACCTTGACGAATCCAAGGAGCCGCCATTGGAATTCGTGGTGAAAGTTGGTGATAAATCTATCACGATCACCGAAGGTGAAACAACGCAACTAGACGGTGCCTTCACCAATCCAATGATCTCAATTGCGCCTCAACTTTATCGCGTCTTTCCGTATCAAGGAATCACCTTTAAGTATCCGCGGCCATTCACTTTCGAGGCTGATCTCGCAGATCCGGATCGAAAAATCTGGACGCTCTCAGGGAACGATCTCAAAATCATGTACTTTGTATTGAACGCGCGGCTTACGACTGGGGAATTCGCCAATAACATGATTGACCAATTCGGTCGCGAGAACTGCAAAGTCACTGATGCGAACGCCAAGATCACCCTCGGAAAGCAGACGCTGTCGGGCACATCGATCCACGTCACTTTGGCAACGCATAAGATGGTAATGGACATCTACCAGATTCCATCGCGTGGGGCCGTTACCAAACTTCTCGTGTTTCAGGATAGCTTGGACGATACAGGCAACCGCTCGAATGAAGGTAGGCAAACACTTAAAGACATGGCGGCGTCCTTCACAGTTGACAAATGAGATGCCGAACAAAGCGGTGCAGCCGAGCGGGGGTAACGCTGCTTGGTAGTGGTCAGGTCAACCGTCCCCGCCGGCTGACCGCGGTCGTTAGGCTGCCCTGCAGGTTTCCGGAGCCGTTGGACTATGCGAAGCGAACCGCCGCTCCTCGATCCACCCACGCACGGGCTGAACATCGTCCCTTTCGCCAGCATGGCGGGCGGCTGGCTGGGTCCGCTGATGATGTTCTGGTTGTACGTTTGGGGGCCGCTAAGGCCTTTTGCGTATCCGAGCGGTGATTTTCTGCCGGGAGCATGGTTCCTTTTTCCCGTCGCTGCCTGCATCGCCCTGTGGTGGGCCTTGCCAAATAGTTACTTCCGCGTGCACAGCTTCGAGCGTTCTGGCCGGCTCTACGAGTGGCTCGGCGTGCTCGCTTTTCGAAAGTTCGCGCCGAACGGAGATTTCGCGAATCGCTGGGAGCGCCGGAGAGACCCCAGCTTCCGAATGATCCGGTGCCGGAAATCTGCAGCTGCCTTCATCGTGCGCACCATACAGAGCGAGCGCGGCCACATCGTTCTGTTGGCGCTTGGCGTCATATCTTCGGCGTACGCGTGGAGTGTGGGCTGGCACGGCTGGGCGGTGTACCTGGCTGCGGGAAATGTCCTGGTGAACCTCTATCCGGTCCTGCTTCAACGTTACACTCGCGGGCGCATCGAAGGGCTCTTGAGCCGTGGTCCACGGGCGGCAGCCTAACAATTCGTTCAAGCCGACGCCGCTTCGCGGCGCGGCTTAACTCAGGCGTTATCCGGACATTGCGTGGTGATCGATTTGCCAAAGCCAATGCTCGTCCGGGGTTGACCCACATGAATCCCTGGTTCGGGAAGGCGGTCATCCTCGCCGCCAGCGTGGTGATGATCTTGATCCGGGCACCTCACGGGCATCGGAGTCGGACCATCAAGATCATCAAAGATCGGAAGGGCAGGCTTGAAGTCGCGGTGCTGTCGTTTGCGATGCTTGGGTTCTTCATCCCGCTGGTCTGGGTCGCGTCACCAGCGTTTGCATTCGCGGAGTATCCGCTGCGGCTTGGTCCATTTGTCGGCGGCATTCTGTGCTTCGCGGCCGGGCTTTGGCTGTTCTACCGGTCGCATGCGGACCTCGGGGCCAACTGGTCGATCACCCTTCAGGTCCGTGAGAATCACCGACTGATCACGGAAGGCGTCTATCGACGCATCCGGCATCCGATGTACTCCTCGCTCTTTTTGTATTCCATCGGACAGGCGCTCGCGCTGCCGAACTGGTTCGCAGGTTCTTCGTACCTCGTGACCTTCGGGTTTCTCTTCCTGCTTCGCGTTCGCGTCGAAGAGCGGATGATGCTCGAGGAGTTCGGTGATGAATACGCGGCGTACATGGCGAGGACGAGGCGGCTCGCCCCAGGAATCTGGTGACCAAGGCGTGCCGGATAACATGCGCATGCACCTGACGGGGCCGCGCGTGACGCTCCTGGCCGCCGCACGGCGGCCAAACGCGTCCCCGCAGGTGATGCGCGGACGTTAGCCATCTCGTCCCACAGGACACTCTTACGTACACCTCATTTCTCTGCTTGTTGTTTTTCGAACGCAAGGATGGTTTATGGACATGATCAATACCGCAGCAACACACCGTCGCACGCTAAGACGTGTACTGACCGGGGCTCTGCTGCTTGGCCTGGCGTGGTTGTGCTTTCGATTATTCGAACCGATCTTCGTCTGGAACATCGGCTGGCAGCCTCTGCCTGCGATGGCGGAAAATGAGGCCCTGAGGGCCGACGCGGAATTCGTTGATGCAGAGTGGCGCGAACTGGGAGCGCCCGCCGCAAAGCGCTTGCGCGATGCGCGCGCGAAACTGGAGACCCCAGCGCTATCGGCCGCGGTTTCCATCTACGGCAAACGCGTCTGGGCCGGTGCTGTCGGTCTGGCAGATGTGGAAAGCCAGCGCTACGCAAACTTGGATTCGCGCTTCCGTTTGGGCAGCACGTCGAAAGCGGTAACCGCGGTGGCGATCGGCACGCTGCTGGACGCAGGCCGCCTGGATTTGGAACTGCCGGCTCAACACTACATCGCAGACTTGGCGCCACCGCTGGCCACTATCACGACTCGCCAAGCCATGAGCCATACCGCCGGCGTGCGCAACTATGGCCTATGCCTTTGCTTTCCGATATGGGAGCAATACGGTCGAAGATCCTTTGCCAACACACGCGCAGCACTGCGGGTGTTCGAACGCGACCCGTTGCTATTCACACCAGGCGAGGATTTCGCCTATAGCAGCTATGGCTACAACATCGCCGGGGCGGTAATCGAAGCTGCAACGCAGACACCGTTTCTCGACTACCTGCAGCGGGCGGTATTCGATCCCCTGAAAATGACTCACAGCGGCGGCGACTTCGCCGATGTGTCCGTTGCCGATCGTGTGTCGTTTTACGACACGGCGGATGGCAGCTATAAACCTGCGTATCGCGTCGATAACAGCGTAAAGCTGCCGTCGGGCGGCTTACTCTCGTCGCCCTCCGACATGGTGGCATTGGGCAGCGCCATGCTCTCCGACAGGTTACTCAGCGTCGCAACACGCGAGCGCTTGCTGACGCCGCAACGCCTAGCCGACGGTCGCGAGAATCCACAGGGCTACGCCTTGGGTTGGCGCGTGTCGGATCAGAAGAAGTTTTTCAATGACTCGTTGACAACTCGAATCATCCATCACCACGGCGCCGCGGTGGGAAGCACATCGTACTTTGCGGCCCTGCCGGAGTTCGGTCTGGTGATCTCGGTCATGATGAACAAGGGACAAGAGAACCTCGACTCGCTAGCACCAGAGGCTACGGCGCTGGTCGACCTCTTTCTGGCGGAGTTGCAGCGTCGCGATGCGGTTACGCGGGAATCAACGCCAAACGCAGCGGGAAAGTGATGGCTAACAAGTGCGTGCAGCCGACGCGAAGCAAGACTTCGCGCGGCTGACGCATAGCGTTGGACAACGAGAGTACTAGCCCGATGTAGCCTTCGGAGTGGCAACGCATGAGAGCAATTGTGTATGAAAAATATGGACCGCCTGAGGTTCTTCAGTTGAAGGAAGTCGAAAAGCCCACGCCCAAGGACAACGAAGTCCTGATAAGAACACAAGTGGCAACGGTTACATCAGGCGACTGGAGGGTGCGAAGTCTTAA
Proteins encoded in this region:
- a CDS encoding isoprenylcysteine carboxylmethyltransferase family protein, with product MNPWFGKAVILAASVVMILIRAPHGHRSRTIKIIKDRKGRLEVAVLSFAMLGFFIPLVWVASPAFAFAEYPLRLGPFVGGILCFAAGLWLFYRSHADLGANWSITLQVRENHRLITEGVYRRIRHPMYSSLFLYSIGQALALPNWFAGSSYLVTFGFLFLLRVRVEERMMLEEFGDEYAAYMARTRRLAPGIW
- a CDS encoding beta-lactamase family protein, with translation MDMINTAATHRRTLRRVLTGALLLGLAWLCFRLFEPIFVWNIGWQPLPAMAENEALRADAEFVDAEWRELGAPAAKRLRDARAKLETPALSAAVSIYGKRVWAGAVGLADVESQRYANLDSRFRLGSTSKAVTAVAIGTLLDAGRLDLELPAQHYIADLAPPLATITTRQAMSHTAGVRNYGLCLCFPIWEQYGRRSFANTRAALRVFERDPLLFTPGEDFAYSSYGYNIAGAVIEAATQTPFLDYLQRAVFDPLKMTHSGGDFADVSVADRVSFYDTADGSYKPAYRVDNSVKLPSGGLLSSPSDMVALGSAMLSDRLLSVATRERLLTPQRLADGRENPQGYALGWRVSDQKKFFNDSLTTRIIHHHGAAVGSTSYFAALPEFGLVISVMMNKGQENLDSLAPEATALVDLFLAELQRRDAVTRESTPNAAGK